The DNA sequence ACTCTGCCTgactttttattgattttgtattatgtgaaatgtAACTGTAGGAGCTAGACAAGAGTAATGCCCCTCATACCAAATCTGTCAATGGcatgtacaatttaaaaaaaactgtctagGACATATGAAAATACCAAAAGATTATGACCTATTGCAATGAACACCATAGCCAATTACTTTCACATGTCATGTTCCATCTTAAAGGTTTAAAGGGTTCTCCTATTTTTTTCCTATTGCTGGATCCAAGTCTTCACACCTCCCACCTTTCATATTAATGATCCCAATATCAAATATTACCAGTGTCAATAATACAATTTGCACTTCTTCTGTtattcagggccctctgattccttctgtatacaagaggaactgcactctgctcacataatttgtaatacaaacatctttgccattctgaagcttccctccaaccactttgcatattatttcatatatactgtgattctgtacttgccaaatatgctgcagaaatctccctccaccgagtctggctgcaaccattttaactgtggccagctaaagctgctgcctgttaacttcctggatttacacagacacacagaggcacacctccagctctacagctctcattagccctcctatgactcatcccccctcccttcctggcaaactctcacgagagttagagagagagctgttcatgatgtcataagcctaggctttttaccagacaagaaacaggaagtgggctgtataaagatTTTACTGGCAGAatcttttttttactatccaacattaaaacaacaagggcagaagatttaatacatggaaagttgaaaaaattactgaatgtCCGCTTTAAATTGTATATGTACTGTCTGTCCTTATTTTGTAAATCGCTGCGTGAACTGTTGGtgctatttatatactgtataataacaataatgttgAGGAATTACAGATATTAGGTAACGTTAACACcagtttatattaaatattttctttaaaagTATGTGAGCTAGAAAATGACAAACCCATGTTATTATAAAAACATACATTCTCATTTTAACAAATCAAACTTAATCTATGAATACCACTGCACTTTAGGCAAAGCACAATACTTTTCTTTCCAAGTATCTCctaaagcaggggtcagcaacccacgGGCCGCACCCGGCCCACCACCATTTAATGTCCAGCCCGTCAGGGCCATGAGTAATTCACTGGCACCCAGGCCACGGAGATTTTTGCcactgtcctcttcattggacagcagcgagtggctggtatcacagggctggatggggcaggaaccgctggagttaacttttttcgTTAAACAGCAGGTGACTGGTTTCCAGGCGATCGTAGCAACCAATCACTAGCctgttaatgtaaaaagttaacttcagcagttcccacACTAATCCAGACCTGTGATGCCGATCTCTGCTCTGCTGCACatgtgtgtaaggtaggagagttctacctacacagtgtgtttttgtatgggggtggggtggggttgggTGCAGGGGgtaagaggacactacagtgggggcagGAGACAGGGacaccatcacccctggggacagggacatcttctcccctggggacaggggccccttctcacctggggacaggaactcCTTCTACCCTGTGGACAGGGACtcctctcacttggggacagggtccccttctcccctggggacagggaccccttctctcctggggatgtGACCCCATTACCCTGGTAATTGGGCCCCCATCTCCCCTAGTAACAGAGAACCCCTCCCCCTGGGGACCCCAtttccctagggacagggaccccatctcccctggagacagggaccccttttcccctggggaaagggacccctctcacttggggacagggactccatcacccctggggacagggaccccttctcacttggggacaggaccccatcacccctggggacgggGACCTATCTTCTCTAGTAatggggaccccatctcccctaagggcaggaaccccattttccctagggacaggaaccccatctccagaccatgctgactggcagggctggtgtcagccacccttgggtaccaggatgggggagggggcagtaaaatctgaatccccagccacatgaTCCCTCAGAGTCAACTGGCTttttattagtgaagcaccttaaagtgaggtaaacctgtactggtattattactatgttaggattattattatcttcatttattagcaggtgaatgtggccctccatcatccacgcattcacatacattgaatgccggcccttaagtggaaaaaggttgctgacccctgtccaaattgatgaatatatatatattatactaaggCTATCCAATTCAATACTTGAAGCTCTTTATAATTAATTCTTACTATCAATATTATTCATGTTTTATCTTGCATATGTATGCACTACATAGCTCTAAGATTAACTTCAGCAATTTAGCAATATTATTTTCTAATTCAGTTGCATCATACAGCATCTAATCTTTTGAATGTAAAGCTTGTACAATACAGATTCAAAGCCCTTTTCTCTCCTCCAAAAGATCTAGGCCATTCCAGCAAGTTCAAGAACAATGCAAATCAAAAAAACATTGGAAATAGAAAACACTGCAACGAAgcatttaaaatatttgtttaattctaaatgtttttttgcCTGCACTTCATTAAATTGTATACAAGGACTACTTAAGTCTGTGTATTAAAGTCAAAATCCACCATTTTCTGCACAAGTCTTATCTAAAACATTTTAGGGGCTCTACTGGAAAGCTTCAGCTCCATATTCCCATTGTTCAATTAGTGCTAtcaaacaataaagaaaatgaaacagatgtattttattcattatattttaaTGGATAATAATCATACAATGACTGCACTGTAAACTACAAAATACATTttaggcaataaaaaaatataaatatttaaaaaaagtatttgccctttaTAAACCAGGTTGTATCTCCAGTTCATGGCAATAATGTAGGCCAGCAATGGAAGTTTCTTTTCTTCCTCTGGCTCCAGTTTTTAGCTTTTGAACTCTTTTTAACTTAAAGCAGAGAGTTCAGCAGGCCTTTCACCAGACACTGCAAAGTGCCATTATTCCTTTAAAGTCACTGCTTACTTTGCATCTTTTCAATACTTGTGACATATGTTTTAGCAGTTCCTCAATGACATCCACATTCTTCTACAATCATATCTTCGTGGTGTTTCATTACCACATCTCCATTGTCATTCATCAGCATAGACAAAGGTCTCATTTTCACTGGGGCACAGGAGGCACATTCAACTTTATCTGAATTGAATAGCTTCAGCAaactctgtaaaacaaaaaaatagatattTGTTAGTTTACAAATCTACCAGAAAATGATGATGCACACATCAAACAATCCACATATTTAGCACAGCAATATACAATTGATACATCTAACATTCCTCTAAATTAGACATGTCAAACTGGTTGGGCTTCATGCATCTCATCTACATCTTTCTTATGGCCCTCAGCCAATATGAGGATTACAATTGAACATAGCATTGGTTTACTGTAAGGtgaattacattaaaaaaacaaggctttttaATTgccatgctgatgcctaaacataacTGTAAGAGAAATTCCATAAAATGCTGCCCTTTATAGAGTTTATCCAGATTTGGACTCCACATTTTTGAGTTTGACATGCCTGCCCTAAGGAGTCAGGCTAGTTGACACTCCTCTAAGGATCCATAAAGACCTATAAACCCATAATAAAAGTTACATGCAATATGTAATATTCCTCCAATGCTGTCTGTCTAATGGCACCCATTATTACGAAATACTGAATAGCACCAAATATTAAAGAATACTTGAAAAAGGCAAAGAcaattatcagtaaaaaaaaatgacacttaccATAATGTAAGCATGGTTGGTTGGTTTGAAGGGCTCACTTAGGGGAATGGGGCAGGCTCCTTCACATCTGTAGGCATTGAAATTCTTCGGGTGGATAATCAGATTTCCCCACCCGAACTTCACAAAGTCCACCATCATATCAACCCTTTGACACAAGGGTTTTCCATCCTCCACGGTTCTGGATGGAAAGTGGTTCATTATGATGCTGTCTTTTGTATTTCTGTTCTTCCTGTGCCTTTTGATACCTTGTTCACTTTTGACTTCTGGTGACATCACATATTTAGAAGACTCCACTGTTTGGATGAGGTTGGGATATCCATTGACTTTAGCAGAAGGGTTGTCCTTTGTGAACACTATCAATAAAACTCTGTCAGTAGATATGTCTGTGCAACCGTTCTCATGATCCTTCTGAGATGAGGTTCCACCCCCCATGATATCATCATAATATGAAGTTTGACGAAGGTTGAGATAAGCATTCAAAATTTTAGTGAGGGTAAACACTTTCCAGGAGTCACCCATTGTTACAGAGGAATCAATGTGAAAAGACTGCAGAAGCAATCTCTTGGAACCTTGTTCGCTGTGGTAAATATGCAGTATCATATCTTGTGTTTTCTCTGTAGGAGAAAGTTGAATCCTAAACTCTGCCAATTGAATCTCATTACTGCTTGAGAGAGAGGACATGTCAAAGTAGAGTGATCGATGATTGTCCATCTTGGTGCATCCTGGggaagaaagaacaaaaaacatgacATAAAAATCAATCTAATTATAAAAAGACATACTTCGTTTTTACAATATATGAATCTATggttaaaatatattaataaatatataaataaataaatagtattaaataaataaataatacatatataaaaaaaaatattgttatataAAGCAATATTCTTTAAAATGATGTTTACTATTTAAAATAAATCTTTAGGCAGTAGGCGATGTATGTGAAACTGCTAAGGCAAATCTGTCATATATGAGGCATGTCAGGAGTGTTAAAGGGAAGACTAAAACTACAAAAGCACATACTTTTAAGTTAGTTTTATCACTGTTAGAGAATCAGCTATAAGAAATAAATTGCCCTTAATTAAAATGCCTGACACAAAAAGTGTTCTTGCCCTTCTCTGTGGAAGATAATCTAGCCCATCAATAATAAAATTATCATTACATTTAGGTAATAAATAAAGCAGCATGTTACATTGTTATATGGGAAAATATAGAGTTCCGTATTTACCTTTGGCAGTAAGTCTTAGGACAGTATCTGAATCTTGAAGGATGGAATGCTCCAGGCTGGACAGACCTGTGTCATTCCCCATAATGAGGCTCTGATAGAGCTGCATCATAAATGGTGAGTACTTCTTATTTGGAGAGTATGCCTGTCCATCAAGACTGCTTGAAGTTCTTAATCCATGGTTAGATTGTTGAAGAGGAattcttttttggttttcttgCATAAAGGCTGGCAATCCCTGGACCATGGAGATGGTTGTGAGGTAGAGAATGACATTCATCCAGGTCATTTCTTCTCAGATTTCCTGTACCCTCTCTTGACTTGTaatgtttaggagatgttcatcAGAAGATCTGCAAGCCTGAAGTGAAGTCCTTATgattccttcattttttttatatggttgGATGAATAGGTCCCATGTTCACACCTGTGACCTTTGATGTCATTGACCTCAACATCAAAGACTATCAAGGTAACTGTCAGTTATAAAGTCATCCTTTCATGTTAGTAACACATGCTCAAAATCCTATGAGCTAAATATGCATTATTTAAATGAGGTATGAAAATCTTTTGACAGTATCAAGTGAACAGAaactattatattattttaatgtAGAAACTGAAACTTTGTCAGTAATATATTTATACACGTTTACATTTACACAAAATATATTTCTGAAATATTTTTGCCTTTAGTGAACAATATAATTCCAATTATAGAAATAACAGCAAATTATTGTAATGGATTGtaattattgtatattattatttgttttgagTAACAGAAGAAaagtattatattgtattatactatattatattctgttttctttAAGTGACGGGGACAAGTGTATGTTTGGTAGCATTTTAATTTTGAGTATGTAAGACATTGCTTTTAAGCATAGTATCCTGAAGTATGTTAGGTTATTTAAAGCATACTACCCATATatcacatttaaatattttttttttacattcagatataataataaataatggctATTGATTATAAGTATATAATTGGGGACCTAATGCTACCAGGTAATGTTTACTAAGAATTTTCTTATTCTATTTtaatttatatgtttgttttttgatatatacagtacatacaatacTAACAATAATCACTTATTTATCATATACCATAAACAACTCGATGTTTGAAACATATTGCCAATTTATCATTTGGCTTATATTGACTGACATGTGCTCTCCTAATTGACCGCATGATAGCATTTTGAGATTTTAACTATAAACTATTTAAACTATaaactatactgtatatgtttttttttttgcatgatctaCAAATATTAAACTGCAATTAAATATCATGAAAATCCACATTTTCTTTATGAATTGAAATAGCAGGGTACAAAAAAAATCCCCTGCCACAAATTCTAATGATTAACTTAATAACAATTTCAGTGATAGAAATTATTCACATATGGTTAGAATAACCAGTATACTATCATATAGACTCAATTTGTAAAGAAGAATAACCATTTGAGACATCATAAATAATTACAATGAACTATTTATTAGCTCTAATAGTTTATTTGTAGACTAGTATGCAATATGAAAAGCCTATGTATATGCAAAGCATCAATACATGACCCATATAATTACTTTATCATTTGACATATTAGTTTGATACTTTTGGCAAACCTGCTTTATGGAATATTATAGGGCTTTATATAAAattgcaaaataatatatatataaatgtatgcaaTTCTAAAATTGTTTTATAATATGGAATTTGATTCAACAGTTTCTATCAATATAAAAAGTGTTTAAAAGACATTTAAAGTGTAATCATTCATTTTATAAACTATGTATACTTTTACGATTATACATTTAATGTTATAAATAATTAAGGCAAACCTACATATAGTTATAGCAGATACTTAATCTTTGAATGTTGCTTTGATCTGCTGTTGTTGTAGACAGTCATTGCATGCACAACAATCAATTATGTCAAAACATCAACATTTAACACTTTACTTTAACACATAGTACACATGAAATGAAATCAGTATGTTCATTTTCTTTTATGGTTAGATTAAAGGACATATTTGTTTGACATTAAAGAACTAATCTACCCAACAGTGAAACTTCAGGGTTAAAGTGAAAGTATACAGTACTTTCAGTGAGGACATATTTTGTGTTAACTTTGTTCACTTTAAAATTTGGAGTGACTTTTACAAATTAAAATTTGGagtgacttttacatttttagatGTTTGCTATATTTTATTATTACGTCAAAATTAGCTGTTTCAGTCACTCAGCATAACTGCTCAATAGATATTTAGAAAGGCTATCAACAAAACAAATTATCTTTAGTCAGTCAGCTGACTCATAGACATccattgtgagaaggagcagtaaagcacaaccatagtgtagcactgcaaagcaggaaacAGAGTCTTCGTATGCCATGAGCAAATAATGCTGCTCCCATGTACATATATGATTACAAATCATGCATGGAAACACATCAAACATTAAATTGATAACTTTATTTACATCATGTTGATTTCTTTTACAGCTGTTCCTACAAATATCTGTAAAATGGCTATTCCAACCTATCAGTTGGCGTGCATCACAGTAACTTGTATGAAAAACATTTAATCATTAGGCTCTGGGGAAAGCTCATTTGCACAGTGCActtgccttgcaaagtgaacagcctatttgcctttggtaaatcaagccCAATGTATCCTTGTAGTACAACCTAAActaactttaaataataaaaatttatctTACAACATTACAGGGTGGCCTCATTGATCGTTTGGTTTTTGGAAGATGCTGAAGTGTTAAACCATCTAACAGTTTCTTAGATCTTTCAGGAACTCTTTTGGTGAGATCTCTGTGTTAAGTCCCCGGGTATGCATAGTTCCTGTGGGCCTTATGAAGGGCTCCCACTCTGCCTgactttttattgattttgtattatgtgaaatgtAACTGTAGGAGCTAGACAAGAGTAATGCCCCTCATACCAAATCTGTCAATGGcatgtacaatttaaaaaaaactgtctagGACATATGAAAATACCAAAAGATTATGGCCTATTGCAATGAACACCATAGCCAATTACTTTCACATGTCATGTTCCATCTTAAAGGTTTAAAGGGTTCTCCTATTTTTTTCCTATTGCTGGATCCAAGTCTTCACACCTCCCACCTTTCATATTAATGATCCCAATATCAAATATTACCAGTGTCAATAATACAATTTGCACTTCTTCTGTtattcagggccctctgattccttctgtatacaagaggaactgcactctgctcacataatttgtaatacaaacatctttgccattctgaagcttccctccaaccactttgcatattatttcatatatactgtgattctgtacttgccaaatatgctgcagaaatctccctccaccgagtctggctgcaaccattttaactgtgggcagctaaagctgctgcctgttaacttcctggatttacacagacacacagaggcacacctccagctctacagctctcattagccctcctatgactcatcccccctcccttcctggcaaactctcatgagagttagagagagagctgttcatgatgtcataagcctaggctttttaccagacaagaaacagaaagtgggctgtataaggattTTATTGGCAGAATCTTTTTTTACTATCCaacattaaaacaacaagggcagaagatttaatacatggaaagttgaaaaaattactgaatgtCCGCTTTAAATTGTATATGTACTGTCTGTCCTTATTTTGTAAATCGCTGCGTGAACTGTTGGtgctatttatatactgtataataacaataatgttgAGGAATTACAGATATTAGGTAACGTTAACACcagtttatattaaatattttctttaaaagTATGTGAGCTAGAAAATGACAAACCCATGTTATTATAAAAACATACATTCTCATTTTAACAAATCAAACTTAATCTATGAATACCACTGCACTTTAGGCAAAGCACAATACTTTTCTTTCCAAGTATCTCctaaagcaggggtcagcaacccacgGGCCGCACCCGGCCCACCACCATTTAATGTCCAGCCCGTCAGGGCCATGAGTAATTCACTGGCACCCAGGCCACGGAGATTTTTGCcactgtcctcttcattggacagcagcgagtggctggtatcacagggctggatggggcaggaaccgctggagttaacttttttcgttaaacagcaggtgattggtttccAGGCGATCGTAGCAACCAATCACTAGCctgttaatgtaaaaagttaacttcagcagttcccacACTAATCCAGACCTGTGATGCCGAGCTCTGCTCTGCTGCACATGTGTGTAAGGTaagagagttctacctacacagtgtgggaccccttctctcctggggatgtGACCCCATTACCCTGGTAATGGGGCCCCCATCTCCCCTAGTAACAGAGAACCCCTCCCCCTGGGGACTCCAtttccctagggacagggaccccatctcccctggagacagggaccccttttcccctggggaaagggacccctctcacttggggacagggactccatcacccctggggacagggaccccttctcacttggggacaggaccccatcacccctggggacgggGACCTATCTCCTCTAGTAatggggaccccatctcccctaagggcaggaaccccattttccctagggacaggaaccccatctccagaccatgctgactggcagggctggtgtcagccacccttgggtaccaggatgggggagggggcagtaaaatctgaatccccagccacatgaTCCCTCAGAGTCAACTGGCTttttattagtgaagcaccttaaagtgaggtaaacctgtactggtattattactatgttaggattattattatcttcatttattagcaggtgaatgtggccctccacCATCcacgcattcacatacattgaatgccggcccttaagtggaaaaaggttgctgacccctgtccaaaatgatgaatatatatattatactaaggCTATCCAATTCAATACTTGAAGCTCTTTATAATTAATTCTTACTATCAATATTATTCATGTTTTATCTTGCATATGTATGCACTACATAGCTCTAAGATTAACTTCAGCAATTTAGCAATATTATTTTCTAATTCAGTTGCATCATACAGCATCTAATCTTTTGAATGTAAAGCTTGTACAATTCAGATTCAAAGCCCTTTTCTCTCCTCCAAAAGATCTAGGCCATTCCAGCAAGTTCAAGAACAATGCAAATCAAAAAAACATTGGAAATAGAAAACACTGCAACGAAgcatttaaaatatttgtttaattctaaatgtttttttgcCTGCACTTCATTAAGTTGTATACAAGGACTACTTAAGTCTGTGTATTAAAGTCAAAATCCACCATTTTCTGCACAAGTCTTATCTAAAACATTTTAGGGGCTCTACTGGAAAGCTTCAGCTCCATATTCCCATTGTTCAATTAGTGCTAtcaaacaataaagaaaatgaaacagatgtattttattcattatattttaaTGGATAATAATCATACGATGACTGCACTGTAAACTACAAAATACATTttaggcaataaaaaaatataaatatttaaaaaaagtatttgccctttaTAAACCAGGTTTTATCTCCAGTTCATGGCAATAATGTAGGCCAGCAATGGAAGTTTCTTTTCTTCCTCTGGCTCCAGTTTTTAGCTTTTGAACTCTTTTTAACTTAAAGCAGAGAGTTCAGCAGGCCTTTCACCAGACACTGCAAAGTGCTATTATTCCTTTAAAGTCACTGCTTACTTTGCATCTTTTCAATACTTGTGACATATGTTTTAGCAGTTCCTCAATGACATCCACATTCTTCTACAATCATATCTTCGTGGTGTTTCATTACCACATCTCCATTGTCATTCATCAGCATAGACAAAGGTCTCATTTTCACTGGGGCACAGGAGGCACATTCAACTTTATCTGAATTGAATAGCTTCAGCAaactctgtaaaacaaaaaaatagatattTGTTAGTTTACAAATCTACCAGAAAATGATGATGCACACATCAAACAATCCACATATTTAGCACAGCAATATACAATTGATACATCTAACATTCCTCTAAATTAGACATGTCAAACTGGTTGGGCTTCATGCATCTCATCTACATCTTTCTTATGGCCCTCAGCCAATATGAGGATTACAATTGAACATAGCATTGGTTTACTGTAAGGtgaattacattaaaaaaacaaggctttttaATTgccatgctgatgcctaaacataacTGTAAGAGAAATTCCATAAAATGCTGCCCTTTATAGAGTTTATCCAGATTTGGACTCCACATTTTTGAGTTTGACATGCCTGCCCTAAGGAGTCAGGCTAGTTGACACTCCTCTAAGGATCCATAAAGACCTATAAACCCATAATAAAAGTTACATGCAATATGTAATATTCCTCCAATGCTGTCTGTCTAATGGCACCCATTATTACGAAATACTGAATAGCACCAAATATTAAAGAATACTTGAAAAAGGCAAAGAcaattatcagtaaaaaaaaatgacacttaccATAATGTAAGCATGGTTGGTTGGTTTGAAGGGCTCACTTAGGGGAATGGGGCAGGCTCCTTCACATCTGTAGGCATTGAAATTCTTCGGGTGGATAATCAGATTTCCCCACCCGAACTTCTCAAAGTCCACCATCATATCAACCCTTTGACACAAGGGTTTTCCATCCTCCACGGTTCTGGATGGAAAGTGGTTCATTATGATGCTGTCTTTTGTATTTCTGTTCTTCCTGTGCCTTTTGATACCTTGTTCACTTTTGACTTCTGGTGACATCACATATTTAGAAGACTCCACTGTTTGGATGAGGTTGGGATATCCATTGACTTTAGCAGAAGGGTTGTCCTTTGTGAACACTATCAATAAAACTCTGTCAGTAGATATGTCTGTGCAACCGTTCTCATGATCCTTCTGAGATGAGGTTCCACCCCCCATGATATCATCATAATATGAAGTTTGACGAAGGTTGAGATAAGCATTCAAAATTTTAGTGAGGGTAAACACTTTCCAGGAGTCACCCATTGTTACAGAGGAATCAATGTGAAAAGACTGCAGAAGCAATCTCTTGGAACCTTGTTCGCTGTGGTAAATATGCAGTATCATATCTTGTGTTTTCTCTGTAGGAGAAAGTTGAATCCTAAACTCTGCCAATTGAATCTCATTACTGCTTGAGAGAGAGGACATGTCAAAGTAGAGTGATCGATGATTGTCCATCTTGGTGCATCCTGGggaagaaagaacaaaaaacatgacATAAAAATCAATCTAATTATAAAAAGACATACTTCGTTTTTACAATATATGAATCTATggttaaaatatattaataaatatataaataaataaatagtattaaataaataaataatacatatataaaaaaaaatattgttatataAAGCAATATTCTTTAAAATGATGTTTACTATTTCAAATAAATCTTTAGGCAGTAGGCGATGTATGTGAAACTGCTAAGGCAAATCTGTCATATATGAGGCATGTCAGGAGTGTTAAAGGGAAGACTAAAACTACAAAAGCACATACTTTTAAGTTAGTTTTATCACTGTTAGAGAATCAGCTATAAGAAATAAATTGCCCTTAATTAAAATGCCTGACACAAAAAGTGTTCTTGCCCTTCTCTGTGGAAGATAATCTAGCCCATCAATAATAAAATTATCATTACATTTAGGTAATAAATAAAGCAGCATGTTACATTGTTATATGGGAAAATATAGAGTTCCGTATTTACCTTTGGCAGTAAGTCTTAGGACAGTATCTGAATCTTGAAGGATGGAATGCTCCAGGCTGGACAGACCTGTGTCATTCCCCATAATGAGGCTCTGATAGAGCTGCATCATAAATGGTGAGTACTTCTTATTTGGAGAGTATGCCTGTCCATCAAGACTGCTTGAAGTTCTTAATCCATGGTTAGATTGTTGAAGAGGAattcttttttggttttcttgCATAAAGGCTGGCAATCCCTGGACCATGGAGATGGTTGTGAGGTAGAGAATGACATTCATCCAGGTCATTTCTTCTCAGATTTCCTGTACCCTCTCTTGACTTGTaaagtttaggagatgttcatcAGAAGATCTGCAAGCCTGAAGTGAAGTCCTTATgattccttcattttttttatatggttgGATGAATAGGTCCCATGTTCACACCTGTGACCTTTGATGTCATTGACCTCAACATCAAAGACTATCAAGGTAACTGTCAGTTATAAAGTCATCCTTTCATGTTAGTAACACATGCTCAAAATCCTATGAGCTAAATATGCATTATTTAAATGAGGTATGAAAATCTTTTGACAGTATCAAGTGAACAGAaactattatattattttaatgtAGAAACTGAAAC is a window from the Aquarana catesbeiana isolate 2022-GZ linkage group LG03, ASM4218655v1, whole genome shotgun sequence genome containing:
- the LOC141134690 gene encoding nodal homolog 2-A-like translates to MTWMNVILYLTTISMVQGLPAFMQENQKRIPLQQSNHGLRTSSSLDGQAYSPNKKYSPFMMQLYQSLIMGNDTGLSSLEHSILQDSDTVLRLTAKGCTKMDNHRSLYFDMSSLSSSNEIQLAEFRIQLSPTEKTQDMILHIYHSEQGSKRLLLQSFHIDSSVTMGDSWKVFTLTKILNAYLNLRQTSYYDDIMGGGTSSQKDHENGCTDISTDRVLLIVFTKDNPSAKVNGYPNLIQTVESSKYVMSPEVKSEQGIKRHRKNRNTKDSIIMNHFPSRTVEDGKPLCQRVDMMVDFVKFGWGNLIIHPKNFNAYRCEGACPIPLSEPFKPTNHAYIMSLLKLFNSDKVECASCAPVKMRPLSMLMNDNGDVVMKHHEDMIVEECGCH
- the LOC141134691 gene encoding nodal homolog 2-A-like — encoded protein: MTWMNVILYLTTISMVQGLPAFMQENQKRIPLQQSNHGLRTSSSLDGQAYSPNKKYSPFMMQLYQSLIMGNDTGLSSLEHSILQDSDTVLRLTAKGCTKMDNHRSLYFDMSSLSSSNEIQLAEFRIQLSPTEKTQDMILHIYHSEQGSKRLLLQSFHIDSSVTMGDSWKVFTLTKILNAYLNLRQTSYYDDIMGGGTSSQKDHENGCTDISTDRVLLIVFTKDNPSAKVNGYPNLIQTVESSKYVMSPEVKSEQGIKRHRKNRNTKDSIIMNHFPSRTVEDGKPLCQRVDMMVDFEKFGWGNLIIHPKNFNAYRCEGACPIPLSEPFKPTNHAYIMSLLKLFNSDKVECASCAPVKMRPLSMLMNDNGDVVMKHHEDMIVEECGCH